One genomic segment of Scophthalmus maximus strain ysfricsl-2021 chromosome 3, ASM2237912v1, whole genome shotgun sequence includes these proteins:
- the wnt10b gene encoding protein Wnt-10b encodes MELSNKLRWDQFLILAAALMSPAVTVLCNDILGLKVAGDPVLTPNSVCLRLAGLSKRQMRMCVRSPDVTASALQGIQVAIHECQHQFRDQRWNCSSLEGLGKLPNHNTILNRGFRESAFSLALLAAGVAHSVATACSMGKLRGCGCEAKRRQDDDKIRLKLTQLQLQTLQKGGVGIGMTRSLPLELNGRHGDLPANLRSAHPSALLTPLPDELSAMQETWEWGGCSHDVRFGERFSRDWLDSSGSPRDIHARMRIHNNRVGRQTVNDNMKRKCKCHGTSGSCQFKTCWHVSPEFRLVGSLLKEKFLSAIFVNSQNKNNGVFNPRTGNIASRSTGGLNGGRRRSMSRELVYFEKSPDFCERDASVDSPGTQGRICNKTSYSTDSCSSLCCGRGHNILKQTRSERCNCRFHWCCYVLCEECRLTEWVNVCK; translated from the exons ATGGAGCTATCAAACAAACTCCGTTGGGACCAGTTCCTGATTTTGGCAGCAGCACTTATGTCACCTGCAGTAAC ggtGCTGTGCAATGACATCCTCGGCCTGAAGGTGGCAGGAGATCCAGTGCTAACCCCTAACTCCGTGTGCCTGAGGCTGGCGGGCCTCAGTAAGCGTCAGATGCGGATGTGTGTGCGCAGTCCCGACGTGACGGCCTCCGCCCTGCAGGGCATCCAGGTGGCCATCCACGAGTGCCAGCACCAGTTCAGGGACCAGCGTTGGAACTGCTCCTCGCTGGAGGGCCTCGGCAAACTGCCCAACCACAACACCATCCTCAACAGGG GTTTCCGCGAGAGCGCCTTCTCCCTGGCCCTGTTGGCAGCGGGTGTGGCGCACTCTGTGGCCACTGCCTGCAGCATGGGCAAGCTGCGGGGGTGCGGCTGCGAGGCCAAGCGTCGCCAGGACGATGACAAGATCCGACTGAAGctcacacagctgcagctgcagacccTGCAGAAGGGCGGGGTAGGCATCGGCATGACACGGTCATTACCCTTGGAGTTAAACGGTCGCCATGGTGACCTGCCCGCTAACCTGCGCTCCGCCCACCCCTCTGCCCTGCTCACGCCCTTACCAGACGAGCTGAGCGCCATGCAGGAGACCTGGGAgtgggggggctgcagccacGACGTCCGTTTTGGGGAACGTTTCTCCAGGGACTGGCTGGACTCCAGCGGGTCTCCAAGAGACATCCACGCTCGCATGAGGATACACAACAACCGGGTGGGACGACAG ACAGTGAACGACAACATGAAGAGGAAGTGCAAATGTCATGGCACATCCGGCAGCTGTCAGTTCAAGACATGCTGGCACGTGTCTCCAGAGTTCCGGCTTGTGGGCTCTCTACTTAAGGAAAAGTTCCTGTCGGCCATTTTTGTCAACTCCCAGAACAAGAACAATGGGGTCTTCAACCCTCGCACAGGAAACATCGCCAGCAGGAGCACAGGGGGGCTCAACGGAGGCCGTCGCCGTAGCATGTCCAGAGAGCTGGTGTACTTTGAGAAGTCTCCTGACTTCTGTGAGCGGGATGCCTCCGTAGACTCTCCGGGTACACAGGGACGCATCTGCAACAAGACCAGCTACAGCACAGACAGCTGCAGCTCACTGTGCTGCGGCCGCGGACACAACATCCTGAAACAGACACGCAGCGAGCGCTGCAACTGCAGATTTCACTGGTGCTGCTATGTGCTGTGTGAGGAGTGTCGCCTCACCGAGTGGGTCAATGTGTGCAAGTAG